The following is a genomic window from Microtus pennsylvanicus isolate mMicPen1 chromosome 3, mMicPen1.hap1, whole genome shotgun sequence.
AGGAGGGGGAGATCCTTCATCACAGGTAGGCAGGTGATGCTGTTTTTCCCTAGAGGCCCTGAATCCCGCCTTCTCCAGTGCCTCTCTTTTCCCCGGGAAGTCCAGTGTCCCTGTGACCTTGGAAGGAGCTGCCTGAGACCGTCCATACAGCTGGCATCCACAGCCCTGAGCCACCAGAGCGCGGAGAAGATGCAGGTGTACCTGACTCTTCTGTTCATCAGCTACTTGCTGACTCCCATTGGAGCTTCCATCTTGGGGCGCTGCGTAGTGGCTAAGAGGCTCCGTGACGGAGGCTTGAATTATTTTGAGGGCTACAGCCTTGAGAACTGTGAGTAGGACCCTTGCAGCCCGTCTCTCCTTGCCTCCTCGATCTCCGCTCTCCACCCTGCAACCCCTACCCTGTACCCGGCATCTTCTCACAACCCTTGCTGTTTCACCTCTTAGGGGTGTGCCTGGCCTTTTTTGAGAGCAAGTTCAACCCCTCGGCTGTCTATGAGAACTCAAAAGCTGGCTACACTGGGTTTGGCCTCTTTCAGATCCGAGACAGCGACTGGTGTGACCATGGCAAGAATCTCTGCAGTGTGTCCTGCTCTGGTGGgtcccttccttcccatccctcGGGGCGCTGGAGGCTGCAGAGCCTAGGTGTTGGAGGGAATTGGCCTGGGCTGTGTCTAAAGCTTGTCCCTAGGAGGTAGGGACCCTGACAGGGAATGCTGAGAAAGGCATGCTAGCCTGAGAAGAAAGAGCGACGGGACCAAGGCCAGACAGGCCCAGAAGGTGCTGGGAAGGCTGGGATGTTGGAAGCAGGAGCAAGCCGTAGAACCCACGCTGCTTAGAGTGGGAAAGATTACTCTTTCTGGTCACCCATGCCGCAGCATTAGCTCCACAGGGGACCCATACGGTCACCATGACAGTCAGAAGTAGCTGTAGGGAGGAGACAGGTACTGGCTCCAAAGGGAGCGTATCTGCCACCCTTAAAGGGACCTAAGAACCTGTGGCCTTGAGCAAGCAGCTGGCTAGGATCCACTCCTGTGCTCTGTGAGCTTCTAGGGACTTCCCTGAGCCTGTGCAGGTATCAGTTCACTCAGTCCTCACAGCGGCCTCTCGGGAGCATGTATTGCTTCTCTTCCCATTCTATAAATGGGCAAACTGGGGCCCAGAAGCAATGAGTTTACACCCAAGGCCACATGGCTGGTGAGTGGAGCTGGGGCAGACACAATTGAAGGGGCTCCTAAGTACCAAGAGGCCAGGCTTGGTCTCCCTAATATCAGGTGTTTCTGCAGCCGAGGGTCTAAGTGTTAGTCTCAGCACCCCCAGGCTTCATCAAAGAGAGCGCATCTCCCCCACCCTGGTCAATAGCAGTGGTCCAGGGCCTTCAGCTTCTGTTGGGCCTACACCCACACATCAGTCTCCACCCAGGCTGCACCAGAAGATCCAGAAGCCTCTGTTCCCTCTCCACGCTGCTCTCTAAAGTCCCAGATTGGAAACCACAGGCCTTGGGTCCCCCTGCCTGTGTCTTCAATGGCCGGCTGTGTGGGCTAGCAATGGGAAGTGAGGTTGTGTGGTAGAAAGGCACGCTTGCCGTCACCGAACGCCACGGCATCATTCGGATTCCTTCTCTTTGCAGCGTTACTGAACCCAAACTTAAAGGATACGATCGAATGTGCCAAGAAAATcgtgaaaggaaaagaagggatggGTGCATGGTAAGTGGCGTGTCCTTTGCAGCCCGTGCTGGAGGCTCAACAAGGCTGTTTGGGGCCCTTCTCTGGCTGTGACCAGGTTCCCGACAGAAGCAGCCGAGGGCAGGAAGAAACCCAATGCATCTGGCTCGCAGTTTGAGGAGCTCAGGCTCTCGTGGCAGGGCAGTCGCGGTGGTGGGAGTGTGGGAGGTGGCCGGTCACGTGGTAGTCACACTCAGGAAGTAACAGGAGGTGAATTCTGGTTCtcagctttattttccttttggtcAACCCAGGACCTTTAGtccatgggatggtgctgcccacactcaGAGTCCCTGCTCAGTGGAAGCTCCGTGGAGGTACTATTCTGAAGACACTTAGAGGCGTGTGCTCTCGGTGTGCTTAAGTGAGGGTGACAATGACGAGTCAACACCATGGCTCACAttaataactgtgtgtgtgtggtgtatgtatagtatatatgtggtatgtgtgtgtgtggtgtgtggtgcatgtgtgtgtgtatctgtgtaatacatgtgtggtgtgtgtatatgtgcgtgtgtgtagtatgtgtggcGTGTGTATAGCATGCGTGTGATAttatggtatgtatgtatggtgtgtgtggtgtctgtagtgtatgtggtgtgtgtgttatgagtgtgtggtatgtatggtatgtaagtgtggtgtgtgtgttatgagtgtgtggtatgtatggtatgtaagtgtggtgtgtgtgttatgagtgtgtggtatgtatggtatgtatgtgtggtgtgtgtggtatatggggctatggtgtgtgtgtatgtatgtatggtgtgtgtgtgtggtatatggggctatggtgtgtgtgtgtgtgtgtgtgtgtgtgtgtgtgtgtgtatgtgtgcaatgcTAGAAGAGGCCATTgtgc
Proteins encoded in this region:
- the Lyzl4 gene encoding lysozyme-like protein 4, which produces MQVYLTLLFISYLLTPIGASILGRCVVAKRLRDGGLNYFEGYSLENWVCLAFFESKFNPSAVYENSKAGYTGFGLFQIRDSDWCDHGKNLCSVSCSALLNPNLKDTIECAKKIVKGKEGMGAWPVWSRNCQLSDTLERWLDGCDL